Proteins from one Azospirillum brasilense genomic window:
- the fghA gene encoding S-formylglutathione hydrolase — translation MESQLTQIAANRCFGGWHKRFRHRSAVLDCDMVFAVYLPPQAESGAKSGKVPVFYWLSGLTCTDENFMQKAGAMRMAAELGIAIVAPDTSPRGPDVPGDPDGAWDFGLGAGFYVNATREPWAKHYRMHDYVVRELPELVEAELPVTDRRSIAGHSMGGHGALVCALRNPGRYRAVSAFAPIGNPASVPWGEKAFERFFGTDYAAWLEWDSCALLGRATEKLPILVDQGDADSFLEKQLKPENLQRAAEAAGHPLTLRMQPGYDHSYFFIASFIDDHLRHHAAALLKD, via the coding sequence ATGGAGTCGCAACTGACCCAGATCGCGGCGAACCGCTGCTTCGGCGGTTGGCACAAGCGCTTCCGGCATCGCTCCGCGGTGCTGGACTGCGACATGGTCTTCGCCGTCTATCTGCCGCCGCAGGCCGAATCGGGCGCCAAATCGGGCAAGGTGCCGGTGTTCTACTGGTTGTCCGGCCTGACCTGCACCGACGAGAACTTCATGCAGAAGGCCGGCGCCATGCGGATGGCGGCGGAACTCGGCATCGCCATCGTGGCGCCCGACACCAGCCCGCGCGGCCCCGACGTGCCCGGCGACCCGGACGGCGCCTGGGACTTCGGGCTGGGCGCCGGCTTCTACGTCAACGCGACGCGGGAGCCGTGGGCGAAGCACTACCGCATGCACGACTATGTGGTGCGGGAACTGCCGGAGCTGGTCGAGGCCGAACTGCCGGTGACCGACCGGCGTTCCATCGCCGGCCACTCCATGGGCGGGCATGGCGCGCTGGTCTGCGCGCTGCGCAACCCCGGCCGCTACCGCGCCGTGTCGGCCTTCGCGCCGATCGGCAACCCGGCGAGCGTGCCCTGGGGCGAGAAGGCGTTCGAGCGCTTCTTCGGCACCGACTACGCGGCGTGGCTGGAGTGGGACAGCTGCGCCCTGCTGGGCCGCGCCACCGAGAAGCTGCCGATCCTGGTGGACCAGGGCGACGCCGACAGCTTCCTGGAGAAGCAGCTGAAGCCGGAGAACCTGCAGCGGGCGGCGGAGGCGGCGGGCCATCCGCTGACCCTGCGGATGCAGCCGGGCTACGACCACAGCTATTTCTTCATCGCCAGCTTCATCGACGACCATCTGCGCCACCACGCGGCGGCGCTGCTGAAGGACTGA
- the dgcN gene encoding N-acetyltransferase DgcN: MNIPHPYLMFLGDVQDQLGAKTAQGIVDWRRDWCLGQIRLEGCKADLGIPDMTIAEAAGQGARTLVVGVVNAGGVLPEHWTSAIVQAIEAGMDVASGLHTRLESIPAIAEAAARHGRQLFNVRHSDERFATGKGTKRPGRRLLTVGTDCSVGKKYTALALEKEMRARGMDADFRATGQTGVFISGRGVAIDAVVADFISGAVEWIAPAADPAHWDLIEGQGSLYHPSFAGVSLGLLHGAQPDAFVVCHEPTRSTMRGVQHPLPSIQEVIDLTIRCGQLTNPAIRPVGIAINTKAYGEDEARACLAAAAKAHDLPTSDPIRFGVGEIVDRLTEEFATE; encoded by the coding sequence ATGAACATTCCCCATCCCTACCTGATGTTCCTCGGCGACGTTCAGGACCAGCTCGGCGCCAAGACGGCGCAGGGCATTGTGGACTGGCGGCGCGACTGGTGCCTGGGCCAGATCCGGCTGGAGGGCTGCAAGGCCGACCTCGGCATTCCCGACATGACGATCGCGGAGGCGGCGGGGCAGGGTGCCCGCACGCTGGTGGTCGGCGTGGTGAACGCCGGCGGCGTCCTGCCGGAGCATTGGACGAGCGCCATCGTCCAGGCCATCGAGGCCGGCATGGATGTGGCCAGCGGCCTGCACACCCGATTGGAAAGCATCCCGGCCATCGCCGAGGCGGCGGCGCGCCATGGCCGCCAGCTCTTCAACGTGCGCCATTCCGACGAGCGCTTCGCCACCGGCAAGGGGACCAAGCGTCCGGGCCGGCGGCTGCTGACGGTCGGCACCGACTGCTCCGTCGGCAAGAAATACACCGCGCTGGCGCTGGAAAAGGAAATGCGCGCCCGCGGCATGGACGCGGATTTCCGCGCCACCGGCCAGACCGGCGTCTTCATCTCCGGCCGCGGGGTCGCCATCGACGCGGTGGTGGCGGACTTCATCTCCGGCGCGGTGGAGTGGATCGCCCCGGCGGCCGATCCGGCCCACTGGGACCTGATCGAGGGGCAGGGCTCGCTCTACCACCCGTCCTTCGCGGGCGTGTCGCTGGGGCTGCTGCACGGTGCCCAGCCCGACGCCTTCGTCGTCTGCCACGAGCCGACCCGCAGCACCATGCGCGGCGTGCAGCACCCGCTGCCGTCGATCCAGGAGGTCATCGACCTGACCATTCGCTGCGGGCAACTGACCAACCCGGCCATCCGTCCGGTCGGGATCGCCATCAACACCAAGGCCTATGGCGAGGACGAGGCGCGCGCCTGCCTGGCGGCGGCGGCCAAGGCCCATGACCTTCCGACCAGTGATCCTATCCGGTTTGGCGTAGGCGAAATTGTTGACCGTCTGACGGAAGAATTTGCCACTGAGTAA
- a CDS encoding TAXI family TRAP transporter solute-binding subunit, translating into MKFMSKTRRLAFAAVAGAVAIGATVAVAQTPAFFRIGTGGTAGTYYPVGGLIANVISGTNGGVPGLVATAVASNGSVANINAINGGSSESGFSQSDVAYWAHTGTGLFEGKGKVEDLRVIATLYPETIHLVARKDANIKSVADLKGKRVSLDEPGSGTLVDARIVLGAFGLTEKDVKAEYLKPGPAGDRLRDGALDAYFFVGGYPTGAISELATSSGISLVPITGPEIDKMLGQYQFFAKDTVPANTYKDVPETNTISVNAQWLTSAKQPDDLVYNIVKTLYNEKSRAALDAGHAKGKLVTLKNATSGLGIPLHPGAEKFYKEQGVLK; encoded by the coding sequence GTGAAGTTCATGTCCAAGACCCGCCGTCTGGCTTTCGCCGCCGTGGCGGGCGCGGTCGCCATCGGCGCCACCGTCGCCGTGGCGCAGACCCCGGCTTTCTTCCGCATCGGCACGGGCGGCACCGCCGGCACCTACTATCCGGTGGGCGGTCTGATCGCCAACGTCATCTCCGGCACCAACGGCGGCGTGCCCGGTCTGGTCGCCACCGCCGTGGCCTCCAACGGCTCCGTCGCCAACATCAACGCGATCAACGGCGGTTCGTCCGAGTCGGGCTTCTCGCAGTCGGACGTCGCCTATTGGGCCCACACCGGCACCGGCCTGTTCGAGGGCAAGGGCAAGGTGGAGGACCTGCGCGTCATCGCCACGCTCTACCCGGAAACCATCCATCTGGTCGCCCGCAAGGACGCCAACATCAAGTCGGTCGCCGACCTGAAGGGCAAGCGGGTGTCGCTGGACGAGCCGGGCTCGGGCACGCTGGTCGACGCGCGCATCGTGCTGGGCGCCTTCGGCCTGACCGAGAAGGACGTCAAGGCCGAGTATCTGAAGCCGGGTCCGGCGGGCGACCGCCTGCGCGACGGCGCGCTGGACGCCTATTTCTTCGTCGGCGGCTACCCGACCGGCGCCATCTCCGAACTGGCGACCTCGTCGGGCATCTCGCTGGTGCCGATCACCGGTCCGGAAATCGACAAGATGCTGGGCCAGTACCAGTTCTTCGCCAAGGACACGGTTCCGGCCAACACCTACAAGGACGTTCCGGAGACCAACACCATCTCCGTCAACGCCCAGTGGCTGACCAGCGCCAAGCAGCCGGACGACCTCGTCTACAACATCGTCAAGACGCTCTACAACGAGAAGAGCCGCGCCGCGCTCGACGCCGGCCACGCCAAGGGCAAGCTCGTCACGCTGAAGAACGCCACCTCGGGCCTCGGCATCCCGCTGCATCCGGGCGCGGAGAAGTTCTACAAGGAACAGGGCGTCCTGAAGTAA
- a CDS encoding LysR family transcriptional regulator has protein sequence MSRWDGIDEFVAVAECGGFSRAAERLRISSSQVSRQVARLEDRLQARLFYRTTRSVTLTEAGRSLLAQCRRLIEERDEALLAVSDLQAEPKGLLRLTCAVAYGERFVVPLVNDFLERHPQLRVEIELTNRRLDLVHEGVDLAVRLGRLMDSSLVATRIAPRVMHLCAAPSYLERRGTPRRLADLAEHDCLTGTADGWTFDAGSLEDGGPEWLFRPQGRWRCNSGTAVLDAALRGFGLCQLPDYYVVEHLTAGRLVSLLDAHRPPNTAVWAVYPPQRHLSPKVRLLIQHLKEGLARRPEYR, from the coding sequence GTGAGCCGCTGGGATGGCATCGACGAGTTCGTGGCGGTCGCCGAGTGCGGCGGCTTCTCCCGCGCGGCGGAGCGGCTGCGCATCTCCTCCTCGCAGGTCAGCCGGCAGGTGGCGCGGCTGGAAGACCGGTTGCAGGCCCGCCTGTTCTACCGCACCACCCGCAGCGTGACGCTGACCGAGGCGGGCCGCTCCCTGCTTGCCCAGTGCCGCCGCCTGATCGAGGAGCGGGACGAGGCGCTGCTCGCCGTCAGCGATCTCCAGGCGGAACCCAAGGGCCTGCTGCGCCTGACCTGCGCGGTGGCCTATGGCGAGCGGTTCGTGGTCCCGCTGGTCAACGATTTTTTGGAGCGCCACCCGCAGCTCCGCGTCGAGATCGAGCTGACCAACCGCCGGCTGGATCTGGTGCATGAGGGGGTGGACCTCGCGGTGCGGCTGGGACGGCTGATGGATTCCAGCCTCGTCGCCACGCGGATCGCGCCGCGGGTCATGCATCTGTGCGCCGCCCCATCCTATCTGGAGCGGCGCGGGACGCCGCGCCGGCTGGCCGACCTCGCCGAGCACGACTGCCTGACCGGCACCGCGGACGGCTGGACCTTCGACGCGGGCTCGCTGGAGGATGGCGGGCCTGAGTGGCTGTTCCGGCCGCAGGGGCGCTGGCGCTGCAACAGCGGCACGGCGGTGCTGGACGCCGCGCTGCGCGGCTTCGGTCTGTGCCAATTGCCCGACTATTATGTGGTGGAGCATCTGACGGCGGGCCGGCTGGTCTCCCTATTGGATGCCCACCGCCCGCCCAACACCGCCGTCTGGGCGGTCTACCCGCCGCAGCGCCACCTGTCGCCCAAGGTGCGGTTGCTGATCCAGCATCTCAAGGAAGGGCTGGCCCGGCGGCCGGAGTACCGCTGA
- a CDS encoding YeeE/YedE family protein — protein MTDTTLGRAAGSATLLPGIDWRVVTVALLALTGGGLWIGDAVSGRQAALYLVGGAMGLVLYHALFGFTSAFRVFIADRRGAGLRAQMVMLAVACALFFPVLAAGTLFGTPVKGLVSPVGLSVVVGAFLFGIGMQLGGGCASGTLFTVGGGSTRMVVTLAFFIVGSVLGAYHLPWWQAQWTAAPVSVVAAWGWPAALAVNLVLFAAVYAGTLALEKRRHGRLIEGAPAKTEGLRRFLRGPWPLVWGAVALAVLNFATLALAGRPWGITSAFALWGSKGLAALGVDVASWPFWQAPAQARALQDSVLADVTSVMDFGIILGALLAAGLAGKFAPVWKLPLRSLVAAVVGGLLLGYGSRLAYGCNIGAYFSGIASGSLHGWVWIVAALAGNYLGTALRPFFGLEVERTPRQTAC, from the coding sequence ATGACGGACACGACTCTGGGCCGGGCGGCGGGTTCGGCCACGCTGCTGCCGGGAATCGATTGGCGGGTGGTTACCGTGGCGCTGCTCGCCCTGACGGGCGGCGGCCTGTGGATTGGCGACGCCGTGTCGGGGCGGCAGGCGGCGCTCTATCTGGTGGGGGGCGCGATGGGCCTCGTGCTCTACCACGCGCTGTTCGGCTTCACCTCTGCCTTCCGCGTCTTCATCGCGGATCGGCGCGGGGCGGGGCTGCGGGCTCAGATGGTCATGCTGGCCGTGGCCTGCGCCCTGTTCTTCCCGGTGCTGGCCGCCGGGACGCTGTTCGGCACGCCGGTGAAGGGGCTGGTGTCGCCGGTCGGCCTGTCGGTGGTGGTCGGCGCCTTCCTGTTCGGCATCGGCATGCAGCTCGGCGGCGGCTGCGCCTCGGGCACGCTGTTCACGGTGGGCGGCGGCAGCACGCGCATGGTCGTGACGTTGGCCTTCTTCATCGTCGGCTCGGTGCTGGGCGCCTATCACCTGCCCTGGTGGCAGGCGCAATGGACCGCCGCACCGGTGTCGGTGGTCGCGGCCTGGGGCTGGCCGGCGGCGCTGGCGGTCAACCTCGTCCTCTTCGCCGCGGTCTATGCCGGCACCCTCGCGCTGGAGAAGCGGCGCCACGGCCGCCTGATCGAGGGCGCCCCGGCCAAGACCGAGGGGCTGCGGCGCTTCCTGCGCGGCCCCTGGCCGCTGGTCTGGGGGGCGGTGGCGCTGGCCGTGCTGAATTTCGCGACGCTGGCGCTGGCGGGGCGTCCGTGGGGCATCACCTCGGCCTTCGCGCTGTGGGGCAGCAAGGGGTTGGCCGCTCTCGGCGTGGACGTCGCCTCCTGGCCCTTCTGGCAGGCGCCGGCCCAGGCCAGGGCGTTGCAGGACAGCGTGCTGGCCGACGTCACCTCGGTGATGGATTTCGGCATCATCCTGGGCGCGCTGCTCGCCGCCGGTCTGGCCGGCAAGTTCGCCCCGGTTTGGAAACTGCCGCTGCGGTCGCTGGTGGCGGCGGTGGTCGGCGGGCTGCTGCTCGGCTACGGCTCCCGCCTCGCCTATGGCTGCAACATCGGCGCCTATTTCAGCGGCATCGCCTCGGGCAGCCTGCACGGCTGGGTGTGGATCGTCGCGGCGCTGGCCGGCAACTACCTGGGCACCGCCCTGCGCCCGTTCTTCGGCTTGGAGGTCGAGCGCACGCCGCGCCAAACCGCCTGCTGA
- a CDS encoding NUDIX hydrolase: MSNRTPATQYAALPFRLRNGRPEILLVTSRETKRWIIPKGWAEEGVKPCDMAAREAYEEAGVRGTVDHRPFGNFRYMKRLSTNKSVLCAVTVFLLEVDEMLDEWPEKGQRERRWLTPSQAALAVGESGLVEMLLRLGIPPD, from the coding sequence ATGAGCAACCGCACTCCCGCCACCCAATACGCCGCCCTTCCTTTCCGCCTTCGCAACGGCCGGCCGGAAATCCTGCTGGTCACGTCGCGGGAAACCAAGCGGTGGATCATCCCCAAAGGGTGGGCGGAGGAGGGCGTGAAGCCCTGCGACATGGCGGCGCGGGAGGCCTATGAGGAAGCCGGCGTGCGCGGCACCGTCGATCACCGGCCCTTCGGCAATTTCCGCTACATGAAGCGGCTGAGCACCAACAAGTCGGTCCTGTGCGCGGTGACCGTCTTCCTGCTGGAAGTCGACGAGATGCTGGACGAATGGCCCGAGAAGGGCCAGCGCGAGCGCCGCTGGCTGACTCCGTCCCAGGCCGCCCTGGCCGTGGGGGAAAGCGGCCTCGTGGAGATGCTGCTGCGGCTGGGCATCCCGCCGGACTGA
- a CDS encoding TRAP transporter permease produces the protein MTDTHRDPPPDIRLESASMELDEAKARELEEKFDSEIRFRPLSPLAGHLVGGLLIILSLFHYYTAGFGLLGEMEHRGIHLSFVLGLVFLVFPFTKRGYGEPVMGTLLRPLGIGLQDWALAIGAVVAVMHVPLIPLDDLAFRVGNPTTTDVILGSVLIIVLLEATRRSVGWPLPIIASIFMLYAIWGPQMPGLLKHPGATVSQLVDHLYLTTQGIYGIALGVVATYVFHFVLFGVFATRIGLGQLFLDCAAWVAGRYAGGPAKVAIFGSALFGMISGSSVANTVTVGSLTIPAMKRLGYKPHFAAAVESTASTGGQITPPIMGAAAFLMIEFLGLPYTTIILAAIVPAFMHFFGVLVQVHLEAKRNGLRGLRPDEMPDLKEAFRRDWPTVIPLVVLIGILIAGYTPYLAAFWGITLCIAVGLLNPRKRMTIREVLDGLRDGAKYALAVGAAAASVGIIVGVVTLTGVGFKISYIVTSTAGEMAGVLGAFLPAWLADVKGLTLLFTLVMTGIVCILMGCGIPTTANYIIMATIAAPALGLLGVAPIVAHFFVFYYGVLADITPPVALAAYAAAGMAGADPFKTGNTAFRLGLAKALVPFVFVFSPSLLLVAPGFTWPDFLIAFFGCIVGIVCLGATLTGWLLTTMRTWERLLLGLAAILLVAPELYSSLLGLALIVPVLLRQMSARRLTPEAA, from the coding sequence ATGACCGATACCCATCGCGACCCGCCGCCCGACATCCGGCTGGAGTCCGCGTCCATGGAACTCGACGAGGCCAAGGCGCGGGAGCTGGAGGAGAAGTTCGACTCCGAGATCCGCTTCCGGCCGCTGTCGCCGCTGGCGGGACATCTGGTCGGCGGCCTGCTGATTATTCTGTCGCTGTTCCACTACTACACCGCGGGGTTCGGCCTGCTGGGGGAGATGGAGCACCGCGGCATCCATCTGTCCTTCGTGCTGGGCCTCGTCTTCCTGGTCTTCCCCTTCACCAAGCGCGGCTACGGCGAGCCGGTGATGGGCACGCTGCTGCGCCCGTTGGGCATCGGCCTTCAGGATTGGGCGCTGGCCATCGGCGCGGTCGTCGCGGTGATGCATGTCCCGCTGATCCCGCTCGACGATCTGGCCTTCCGCGTCGGCAACCCGACCACCACCGACGTGATCCTCGGCTCCGTCCTGATCATCGTGCTGCTGGAGGCGACCCGCCGGTCGGTCGGCTGGCCGCTGCCGATCATCGCGTCGATCTTCATGCTCTACGCGATCTGGGGACCGCAGATGCCCGGGCTGCTGAAGCATCCCGGCGCCACGGTTTCCCAGCTCGTCGACCACCTGTACCTGACGACGCAGGGCATTTACGGCATCGCGCTCGGCGTGGTGGCGACCTACGTCTTCCATTTCGTGCTGTTCGGCGTCTTCGCAACGCGCATCGGCTTGGGTCAGCTTTTCCTCGACTGCGCGGCCTGGGTGGCCGGGCGCTACGCCGGCGGTCCCGCCAAGGTCGCCATCTTCGGCTCGGCGCTGTTCGGCATGATCTCCGGCTCGTCGGTCGCCAACACGGTGACGGTGGGCTCGCTGACCATCCCGGCGATGAAGCGGTTGGGCTACAAGCCGCATTTCGCCGCCGCCGTGGAATCGACGGCCTCGACCGGCGGCCAGATCACCCCGCCGATCATGGGCGCCGCCGCCTTCCTGATGATCGAATTCCTGGGGCTGCCCTACACGACCATCATCCTGGCGGCCATCGTCCCGGCCTTCATGCATTTCTTCGGCGTGCTGGTGCAGGTGCATCTGGAGGCCAAGCGCAACGGCCTGCGCGGCCTGCGCCCCGACGAGATGCCGGACCTGAAGGAAGCCTTCCGCCGCGACTGGCCGACGGTCATCCCGCTGGTGGTGCTGATCGGCATCCTGATCGCCGGCTATACCCCCTATCTGGCGGCCTTCTGGGGCATCACCCTGTGCATCGCGGTCGGCCTGCTGAACCCGCGCAAACGCATGACCATCCGGGAGGTTCTGGACGGGCTGCGTGACGGCGCCAAATACGCTCTGGCGGTCGGCGCCGCCGCCGCGTCCGTGGGCATCATCGTCGGCGTGGTCACGCTGACCGGCGTCGGCTTCAAGATTTCCTACATCGTCACCTCCACCGCCGGCGAGATGGCCGGGGTGCTCGGCGCTTTCCTGCCGGCCTGGCTGGCCGACGTGAAGGGGCTGACGCTGCTGTTCACCCTCGTCATGACCGGCATCGTCTGCATCCTGATGGGCTGCGGCATCCCGACGACGGCCAACTACATCATCATGGCGACCATCGCCGCCCCGGCGCTGGGTCTGCTCGGCGTGGCGCCGATCGTCGCGCACTTCTTCGTCTTCTATTACGGCGTGCTGGCCGACATCACGCCACCGGTCGCGCTGGCCGCCTACGCGGCGGCGGGCATGGCGGGGGCCGACCCCTTCAAGACCGGCAACACCGCCTTCCGGCTGGGGCTGGCGAAGGCGCTGGTGCCCTTCGTCTTCGTCTTCTCGCCGTCGCTGCTCCTGGTGGCGCCGGGCTTCACCTGGCCGGACTTCCTCATCGCCTTCTTCGGCTGCATCGTCGGCATCGTCTGCCTGGGCGCCACCCTGACCGGCTGGCTGCTGACCACCATGCGGACCTGGGAACGGCTGCTGCTGGGGCTGGCCGCCATCCTGCTGGTCGCGCCGGAGCTGTATTCGTCGCTGCTGGGGCTGGCGCTGATCGTGCCCGTCCTGCTCCGCCAGATGTCGGCCCGGCGCCTGACGCCCGAAGCCGCTTAA
- a CDS encoding S-(hydroxymethyl)glutathione dehydrogenase/class III alcohol dehydrogenase — protein MVKSRAAVAWEAKRPLEIEEVEVAAPKQGEVLVRIVATGVCHTDAYTLSGMDSEGVFPAILGHEGAGIVEEVGPGVTSVQVGDHVIPLYTPECGKCKFCLSGKTNLCQAIRATQGKGLMPDGTSRFTAKGQTVFHYMGTSTFSEYTVLPEIAVAKINKAAPLEKVCLLGCGVTTGMGAVRNTAKVEPGSTVAIFGLGGIGLSAIIGAVMAKASRIIGIDINPDKFEIAKQLGATDVVNPKDYDRPIQEVLVEMTDGGVDYSFECIGNVKVMRAALECCHKGWGESVIIGVAGAGEEISTRPFQLVTGRVWRGSAFGGVRGRSELPDYVERYLKGEFELDTFITHTMGLEEINKAFDLMHEGKSIRSVILYNP, from the coding sequence ATGGTGAAGTCACGCGCGGCGGTGGCCTGGGAAGCGAAGCGCCCCCTGGAGATTGAAGAGGTCGAGGTCGCGGCGCCCAAGCAGGGCGAGGTCCTGGTGCGCATCGTCGCCACCGGCGTCTGCCACACCGACGCCTACACCCTGTCCGGCATGGATTCGGAAGGCGTGTTCCCGGCGATCCTGGGCCATGAGGGCGCCGGCATCGTGGAAGAGGTCGGGCCGGGGGTCACCTCCGTCCAGGTGGGCGACCATGTGATCCCGCTCTACACGCCGGAATGCGGCAAGTGCAAATTCTGCCTGTCCGGCAAGACCAACCTCTGTCAGGCGATCCGCGCCACCCAGGGCAAGGGCCTGATGCCGGACGGCACCAGCCGCTTCACGGCGAAGGGCCAGACGGTGTTCCATTACATGGGCACCTCCACCTTCTCCGAATACACGGTGCTGCCGGAGATTGCGGTCGCCAAGATCAACAAGGCCGCTCCGCTGGAGAAGGTCTGCCTGCTCGGCTGCGGCGTGACCACCGGCATGGGCGCGGTGCGCAACACCGCGAAGGTCGAGCCGGGCTCGACGGTGGCCATCTTCGGTCTGGGCGGCATCGGCCTCTCGGCGATCATCGGCGCCGTCATGGCGAAGGCGTCGCGCATCATCGGCATCGACATCAACCCCGACAAGTTCGAGATCGCCAAGCAGCTCGGCGCCACCGACGTGGTAAACCCGAAGGACTACGACCGCCCCATCCAGGAAGTTCTGGTCGAAATGACCGACGGCGGCGTCGATTACAGCTTCGAGTGCATCGGCAACGTCAAGGTGATGCGCGCCGCGCTGGAATGCTGCCACAAGGGCTGGGGCGAGTCGGTGATCATCGGCGTCGCCGGGGCCGGGGAGGAGATCAGCACCCGCCCGTTCCAGCTGGTCACCGGGCGCGTCTGGCGCGGCTCCGCCTTCGGCGGCGTGCGCGGCCGGTCGGAGCTGCCGGATTACGTGGAGCGCTACCTGAAGGGCGAGTTCGAGCTGGACACCTTCATCACCCACACCATGGGGCTGGAGGAGATCAACAAGGCCTTCGACCTGATGCATGAGGGCAAGAGCATCCGTTCCGTCATCCTCTACAACCCGTGA
- a CDS encoding tagaturonate reductase — MDRLNASFLNGRPRPTTRIVQFGGGNFLRAFFGWKVDRLNEATGSDWGVTVVRPIAGGVPQTLNEQEGVYTVLSRGVDESGEKVSQARLIACVRNEIAAHGAWAEVLELARDPNVTVVVSNTTDAGIAYVPSVAYADEPPVSFPGKMTRFLHERWKTFGGAPEAGLQVLACELIDHNGEELKRIVLLHAHDWALEPAFIDWIETANAFYNTLVDRIVPGFPRAEADDLRRELGYDDRLMAAAELFHLLVIERKEGMPALRLPLHEHDEGTVVTADVTPYKARKVAILNGAHTGLCALALLAGVETVGEAVSDPAGARFLDRLLNEEVIPFLTLPKPELEDFAAAVLRRFRNPYIRHLWYDISLNGLVKYQTRNLDRLLAYRERFGRPAPLMSLSLAAWLAFYLGRFPGAATLPPRDSAEIIERVRAIGALDDGTPAGLEAMVAAYLGETAFWGRSIDDRSLRAQVIEDIRFLTDEPFTFARLAARLER; from the coding sequence ATGGACCGCCTGAACGCATCCTTTCTCAACGGACGCCCGCGCCCGACGACGCGGATCGTGCAATTCGGAGGAGGCAATTTCCTGCGCGCCTTCTTCGGCTGGAAGGTCGACCGGCTGAACGAGGCCACCGGCAGCGACTGGGGCGTCACCGTTGTCCGCCCCATTGCCGGCGGCGTCCCGCAGACGCTGAACGAGCAGGAGGGCGTCTACACGGTCCTGTCGCGCGGCGTGGACGAATCCGGCGAGAAGGTTTCCCAAGCGCGGCTGATCGCCTGCGTGCGCAATGAGATCGCCGCGCATGGCGCATGGGCGGAGGTGCTGGAACTGGCGCGCGACCCGAACGTCACGGTCGTCGTCTCCAACACCACCGACGCCGGGATCGCCTACGTCCCGTCGGTGGCCTATGCCGACGAGCCGCCGGTTTCCTTTCCCGGCAAGATGACCCGCTTCCTGCACGAGCGCTGGAAAACCTTTGGCGGCGCGCCGGAGGCCGGTTTGCAGGTGCTGGCCTGCGAACTGATCGACCACAACGGGGAAGAGCTGAAACGCATCGTCCTGCTGCACGCCCACGACTGGGCGCTGGAGCCCGCCTTCATCGACTGGATCGAGACGGCGAACGCCTTCTACAACACGCTGGTCGACCGCATCGTCCCCGGCTTCCCGCGCGCCGAGGCCGATGACCTGCGCCGCGAGCTGGGCTACGACGACAGATTGATGGCGGCGGCCGAGCTGTTCCACCTCCTCGTGATCGAGCGCAAGGAGGGGATGCCGGCGCTCCGCTTGCCGCTGCACGAACATGACGAGGGCACCGTCGTCACGGCGGACGTCACCCCCTACAAGGCGCGCAAGGTCGCCATCCTCAACGGCGCCCACACCGGCCTGTGCGCCCTCGCCCTGCTGGCGGGCGTCGAGACGGTGGGCGAGGCGGTGAGCGATCCCGCCGGGGCGCGCTTCCTCGACCGGCTGCTCAACGAGGAGGTCATCCCCTTCCTCACCTTGCCGAAGCCGGAATTGGAGGACTTCGCCGCTGCCGTGCTGCGCCGCTTCCGCAACCCCTACATCCGGCACCTGTGGTACGACATCAGCCTGAACGGCCTCGTCAAGTACCAGACCCGCAACCTGGACCGGCTGCTCGCCTACCGGGAGCGGTTCGGCCGGCCGGCGCCGCTGATGAGCCTGTCGCTGGCCGCTTGGCTGGCTTTCTACCTCGGCCGTTTCCCCGGCGCCGCCACGCTGCCGCCGCGCGATTCCGCCGAAATCATCGAGCGTGTTCGCGCCATCGGTGCCCTGGACGACGGAACCCCGGCGGGGCTGGAGGCGATGGTCGCCGCCTATCTGGGCGAGACCGCCTTCTGGGGCCGCAGCATCGACGACCGCTCGCTGCGCGCCCAGGTGATCGAGGACATCCGCTTCCTGACGGATGAGCCCTTCACCTTTGCCCGCCTCGCCGCAAGGCTGGAGCGCTGA